A genomic window from Punica granatum isolate Tunisia-2019 chromosome 2, ASM765513v2, whole genome shotgun sequence includes:
- the LOC116197867 gene encoding protein PHR1-LIKE 1-like isoform X2, which translates to MHPLYPQTTQMFSANRICGNTCPPSSGFPNDIYYPPAYSDLQHERHHSRNSPFIPQSSTNAPSMCGSQSPHLLLTDCSEESRGVPWDTDSLQEFFNFSENAPVQHTQVEVSSDVMATDDQPKRITWQELPEQVISVEDAMDSDWSKILSKAATMDPKPKPQVHQLQPSHSGEFCMGPPQQSTAGSSKPRMRWTPELHESFVEAVNKLGGSERATPKGVLNLMKVEGLTIYHVKSHLQKYRSAHFKPDSIEGEESSEKTSGTVEDMKCLDLKTSMSITEALRLQVEVQKQLHEQLEIQRKLQLQIEKQGKYLEMLLEKQGELMEDSNIKANSSAVSNTSGSSLMEGKTEVSEVDHATKGLDVRSDASSLEDISKRKKASETIVIEDDDWVNGHPGVSSAKRARGDN; encoded by the exons ATGCATCCCCTTTACCCACAAACGACTCAGATGTTCTCTGCAAACAGGATCTGTGGGAACACATGCCCACCTAGTTCGGGGTTCCCCAATGATATATATTACCCTCCCGCTTATTCTGACCTGCAGCATGAAAGGCATCATTCTCGTAATTCTCCTTTCATTCCTCAATCATCTACCAATGCACCTTCCATGTGTGGATCCCAATCTCCGCACCTACTATTGACTGATTGCTCTGAAGAAAGCAGAGGAGTCCCATGGGATACGGACTCGCTCcaagaatttttcaatttttccgaAAATGCCCCTGTCCAACATACTCAGGTAGAGGTTAGCAGCGACGTCATGGCAACTGACGACCAGCCAAAGAGAATTACTTGGCAGGAATTGCCAGAGCAGGTGATATCTGTTGAGGATGCGATGGATTCGGATTGGAGCAAAATTCTGTCGAAGGCTGCTACTATGGACCCAAAACCAAAG CCCCAGGTTCATCAGCTACAGCCTTCACATTCAGGAGAGTTCTGCATGGGTCCCCCCCAACAGTCTACTGCAGGCTCAAGCAAACCTCGCATGCGTTGGACACCAGAGCTTCACGAGTCCTTTGTTGAGGCTGTCAACAAGCTCGGTGGTAGTGAAC GGGCTACTCCAAAAGGTGTCCTAAATCTCATGAAAGTTGAAGGCCTTACAATTTATCATGTAAAAAGCCACCTGCAA AAGTACAGGTCTGCCCATTTCAAGCCAGATTCGATAGAAGGGGAAG AATCGTCGGAAAAGACATCGGGTACTGTCGAGGACATGAAATGTCTGGACTTGAAGAC GAGCATGAGTATCACTGAAGCATTGCGTCTGCAAGTGGAAGTTCAAAAGCAACTCCATGAACAGCTTGAG ATTCAGAGGAAACTTCAGCTGCAGATTGAAAAGCAAGGAAAATATCTGGAAATGCTGTTAGAGAAACAGGGAGAGCTCATGGAGGACAGCAACATAAAGGCCAATTCATCTGCGGTATCAAACACCAGTGGGTCCAGCCTCATGGAAGGCAAGACAGAAGTCTCAGAAGTGGATCACGCGACGAAAGGACTGGATGTGAGGAGTGATGCCTCTTCACTCGAGGACATAAGTAAGAGGAAGAAGGCTTCAGAAACTATAGTAATAGAAGATGATGACTGGGTTAATGGTCACCCAGGTGTCTCATCCGCGAAGCGAGCAAGAGGGGACAATTAG
- the LOC116197867 gene encoding protein PHR1-LIKE 1-like isoform X1, protein MHPLYPQTTQMFSANRICGNTCPPSSGFPNDIYYPPAYSDLQHERHHSRNSPFIPQSSTNAPSMCGSQSPHLLLTDCSEESRGVPWDTDSLQEFFNFSENAPVQHTQVEVSSDVMATDDQPKRITWQELPEQVISVEDAMDSDWSKILSKAATMDPKPKDAPLQQPQVHQLQPSHSGEFCMGPPQQSTAGSSKPRMRWTPELHESFVEAVNKLGGSERATPKGVLNLMKVEGLTIYHVKSHLQKYRSAHFKPDSIEGEESSEKTSGTVEDMKCLDLKTSMSITEALRLQVEVQKQLHEQLEIQRKLQLQIEKQGKYLEMLLEKQGELMEDSNIKANSSAVSNTSGSSLMEGKTEVSEVDHATKGLDVRSDASSLEDISKRKKASETIVIEDDDWVNGHPGVSSAKRARGDN, encoded by the exons ATGCATCCCCTTTACCCACAAACGACTCAGATGTTCTCTGCAAACAGGATCTGTGGGAACACATGCCCACCTAGTTCGGGGTTCCCCAATGATATATATTACCCTCCCGCTTATTCTGACCTGCAGCATGAAAGGCATCATTCTCGTAATTCTCCTTTCATTCCTCAATCATCTACCAATGCACCTTCCATGTGTGGATCCCAATCTCCGCACCTACTATTGACTGATTGCTCTGAAGAAAGCAGAGGAGTCCCATGGGATACGGACTCGCTCcaagaatttttcaatttttccgaAAATGCCCCTGTCCAACATACTCAGGTAGAGGTTAGCAGCGACGTCATGGCAACTGACGACCAGCCAAAGAGAATTACTTGGCAGGAATTGCCAGAGCAGGTGATATCTGTTGAGGATGCGATGGATTCGGATTGGAGCAAAATTCTGTCGAAGGCTGCTACTATGGACCCAAAACCAAAG GATGCTCCTCTGCAACAGCCCCAGGTTCATCAGCTACAGCCTTCACATTCAGGAGAGTTCTGCATGGGTCCCCCCCAACAGTCTACTGCAGGCTCAAGCAAACCTCGCATGCGTTGGACACCAGAGCTTCACGAGTCCTTTGTTGAGGCTGTCAACAAGCTCGGTGGTAGTGAAC GGGCTACTCCAAAAGGTGTCCTAAATCTCATGAAAGTTGAAGGCCTTACAATTTATCATGTAAAAAGCCACCTGCAA AAGTACAGGTCTGCCCATTTCAAGCCAGATTCGATAGAAGGGGAAG AATCGTCGGAAAAGACATCGGGTACTGTCGAGGACATGAAATGTCTGGACTTGAAGAC GAGCATGAGTATCACTGAAGCATTGCGTCTGCAAGTGGAAGTTCAAAAGCAACTCCATGAACAGCTTGAG ATTCAGAGGAAACTTCAGCTGCAGATTGAAAAGCAAGGAAAATATCTGGAAATGCTGTTAGAGAAACAGGGAGAGCTCATGGAGGACAGCAACATAAAGGCCAATTCATCTGCGGTATCAAACACCAGTGGGTCCAGCCTCATGGAAGGCAAGACAGAAGTCTCAGAAGTGGATCACGCGACGAAAGGACTGGATGTGAGGAGTGATGCCTCTTCACTCGAGGACATAAGTAAGAGGAAGAAGGCTTCAGAAACTATAGTAATAGAAGATGATGACTGGGTTAATGGTCACCCAGGTGTCTCATCCGCGAAGCGAGCAAGAGGGGACAATTAG
- the LOC116196423 gene encoding uncharacterized protein LOC116196423, with amino-acid sequence MAPQVSTGRLLELSLISAQDLAPVSKSMRTYAVAWVTPDRKLTTRVDENGAANPTWNEKFVFRVDDAALESNTSEVTIEIYALTWLRVVLTGIVRARLSDLVPPSARKLNRNVTATRFFTLQIARPSGRPQGTMNIGVSLINAPLRSMPLQSEVSVTTYGATEVTVKGKEKNLPVKDQRNPNNKKIQLWRSHSERTDDRFCPYYPASSVYNESMVNGSQVGLRHRGAGSVVGMGSLVSSIGPSASIVAAAIAKGIYPRRANAYNDDGGSSILLETMAETESAEGLKTKIDRWRTELPPLYDRKSGKPNPRGGHARRRRHSDGGAGLFSCFGNAYGCEFAISCGGGGGNKKKHK; translated from the exons ATGGCTCCTCAAGTCTCCACCGGGAGGCTTCTGGAGCTCAGCCTGATCTCGGCCCAGGACTTGGCCCCGGTGTCCAAGTCCATGCGCACCTATGCTGTTGCGTGGGTCACGCCCGACCGCAAGCTCACGACACGCGTGGATGAGAACGGCGCAGCCAACCCCACTTGGAACGAGAAGTTTGTGTTCCGCGTCGATGATGCTGCCTTGGAGTCCAACACCTCCGAAGTCACGATCGAGATCTACGCCCTCACGTGGCTCCGTGTTGTACTCACTGGCATCGTCCGTGCCCGACTTTCGGACCTCGTCCCTCCTTCGGCTAGGAAGCTGAACAGGAACGTCACCGCCACGCGGTTCTTCACCCTCCAAATAGCCCGCCCGTCAGGTCGTCCGCAGGGAACGATGAACATCGGGGTCTCGCTCATTAATGCCCCCCTTCGGAGCATGCCGCTCCAGTCGGAGGTCAGCGTCACGACCTATGGCGCCACAGAAGTAACGGtgaagggaaaggaaaagaactTGCCCGTCAAGGATCAAAGGAACCCTAACAACAAGAAGATCCAGTTGTGGCGATCCCATAGCGAGAGAACTGATGATAG ATTCTGTCCGTATTATCCGGCGAGTTCGGTGTATAATGAATCCATGGTTAATGGATCCCAAGTGGGGTTGAGGCATAGAGGTGCCGGAAGCGTGGTTGGTATGGGTTCCCTAGTGTCATCCATCGGGCCATCGGCTTCGATCGTGGCTGCAGCAATAGCCAAGGGTATCTATCCGAGGCGGGCAAATGCTTACAATGACGACGGCGGGAGCTCGATCCTGTTAGAAACAATGGCAGAGACAGAGAGCGCTGAGGGGCTGAAGACAAAGATAGACAGGTGGCGAACGGAACTTCCACCTTTGTATGACCGAAAGAGCGGGAAGCCAAACCCTAGAGGAGGCCATGCACGGAGGCGAAGGCACAGCGACGGAGGGGCCGGGCTGTTTTCGTGCTTTGGCAATGCATACGGGTGTGAGTTCGCCATTAGCTGTGGTGGCGGTGGCGGCAACAAGAAGAAGCATAAGTGA